A DNA window from Calliphora vicina chromosome 1, idCalVici1.1, whole genome shotgun sequence contains the following coding sequences:
- the LOC135963576 gene encoding protein VAC14 homolog, which translates to MESPYAPLSESCAKALGDKVYDKRKLASQEIEKMVTDFNIKNNSAQIRKLIEVLSNDFASSRDANKRKGGLIGLAATSLGLGKDSSKYVNELVSPILNCLSDQDLRVRYFACESLYNVVKVARSSIIPFFPDLFAALSRLVADSDQMVKDGSELLDRLLKDIVTESSQTFNLEAFIPLLKERIYVKNSFVRQYVISWISILNAVPEINMVIYLTDIIDGLFTMLEDNTQEIQRMCETTLTQFLKSIRNDSSSVKMEDTINILITHAQSPNELIKSIAITWIREFVIIFGSNVLPYASGIFTAILPCLEYNVDNMKNIKECAVSVNKSMMNLVSSKEHKSKNIEQIDLRSIMAVLSQYLTHNSVQTKVAVLEWIHHLLINFPNEMANHTTQLGNNLLSILSDKSDEVVLKCISVLAEIVNSQHSKETTDFNKAHYRTFLLSLVNLFNEDKSFLDNRASLIIRQLCVLLNAEYIYLTFSEIIAEELTNLKFASLLVRLLNSILMTSSELFELRTFLRDISCEKSAKLFKCLYISWAHCPVSTLSLCLLAQSYQHVSELVVLFADVEITLELLNELDKLVQLIETPIFASLRLTLVSKANNCADAQYLAHALFGILMLLPQTDAFNMLKNRLQCVPNYWGQQPINEKHSLQYKSNINFVELLDHFKKIQKAHRDLRLTQRKRSVIVNDTAI; encoded by the exons ATGGAAAGTCCCTATGCACCATTAAGTGAATCCTGTGCGAAAGCACTAGGGGATAAAGTTTATGACAAACGCAAACTGGCTTCACAGGAAATAGAAAA AATGGTTACCgactttaacataaaaaataactCGGCCCAAATACGTAAACTAATTGAAGTACTTTCAAATGATTTTGCCTCCTCCCGAGACGCTAACAAAAGAAAGGGTGGTCTTATAGGTTTGGCAGCAACCAGTTTAGGCTTGGGAAAG gaTTCCTCTAAATATGTCAACGAATTGGTCAGTCCAATACTCAATTGTTTAAGTGATCAAGATTTACGTGTACGCTACTTTGCCTGTGAATCACTCTACAATGTGGTTAAGGTGGCTCGTTCCTCTATCATACCCTTTTTTCCTGATCTATTTGCTGCCTTATCGCGCCTGGTGGCCGATTCTGATCAAATGGTCAAAGATGGCAGTGAACTACTGGATCGTTTACTTAAGGACATTGTTACCGAGTCATCACAAACCTTTAATCTGGAGGCTTTTATACCTCTATTAAAGGAACGCATTTATGTCAAGAACTCTTTTGTAAGACAATATGTTATCTCCTGGATTTCTATATTGAATGCTGTTCCCGAAATTAATATGGTCATTTACTTAACGGACATAATTGATGGTCTCTTTACGATGTTGGAAGATAATACCCAGGAAATACAAAGAATGTGTGAAACAACTTTGACACAATTTCTCAAATCTATACGCAATGATTCGAGTTCTGTTAAAATGGAAGATACAATCAATATACTCATAACCCATGCACAATCACCAAATGAATTGATTAAG TCTATTGCCATTACTTGGATACGTgaatttgttataatatttGGCTCGAATGTTTTACCATATGCAAGTGGCATTTTTACAGCCATATTACCCTGCTTGGAATATAATGTTGATAatatgaaaaacattaaagaatGTGCGGTGTCCGTTAATAAGTCAATGATGAATTTAGTGTCATCCAAGGAGCATAAATcgaaaaatattgaacaaatagATTTACGTTCAATAATGGCAGTATTATCACAATACCTAACACACAATTCGGTACAAACTAAAGTTGCGGTATTGGAATGGATACATCATTTACTCATCAATTTTCCCAATGAA ATGGCAAATCACACCACACAATTGGGTAATAATCTGTTAAGTATATTATCGGATAAATCAGATGAAGTGGTTTTGAAATGTATATCCGTTTTGGCAGAAATTGTCAATTCACAGCACTCCAAAG AAACAACTGATTTTAACAAAGCCCACTACCGTACATTTTTACTAAGTttagttaatttatttaatgaagaTAAAAGTTTTTTAGATAATCGTGCCAGTCTTATAATCag GCAACTTTGTGTTTTGTTAAATgctgaatatatatatttaacattttccGAAATCATAGCTGAAGAGTTGACAAATCTTAAATTTGCATCATTATTGGTAAGACTCTTAAACAGCATACTAATGACTTCTTCGGAATTATTTGAATTACGCACTTTCTTAAGAGACATATCGTGCGAAAAGTCAGCTAAACTTTTTAAATGTCTTTACATAAGTTGGGCCCATTGTCCTGTGTCTACACTGTCGTTATGTTTGTTGGCTCAAAGCTATCAACATGTGTCAGAACTGGTAGTGTTATT TGCTGATGTGGAGATAACATTGGAACTTTTAAATGAATTGGATAAGCTGGTGCAATTAATAGAAACGCCCATTTTTGCAT ctttacGGCTTACCTTGGTTTCAAAAGCAAACAATTGTGCTGATGCCCAGTATTTGGCACATGCCTTATTTGGAATATTAATGCTACTACCTCAAACAGATGCATTTAATATGCTCAAGAATCGTTTACAATGTGTACCCAATTATTGGGGACAACAGCCCAT CAATGAAAAGCATTCCCTACAATATAAaagtaatataaattttgttgaattattggATCATTTCAAAAAGATCCAAAAGGCCCATCGTGATCTGCGACTGACACAGCGCAAACGCAGTGTTATAGTAAATGATACAGCTATATAA